GAAGCAACGCCCCTCCCTCATGCATGCGCGCCGCGTTTTCCAGCGGCTCTTGCTGATTAGCACGCTGACTCTGTTTGCCGCGTTCAATTCGGCTTCCGCCGATGTTCCTTGCGGCGTGACGAGCGTGCAACTCTACGCGGGAATAACCATCACTGGCGCCGTGGATCGCGTTCACGCGATTCAAACCACCACGACCCCGGCGCAACCGAATTCCTGGGTGGACGTGGCGATCCTCACCCTGCCCAGCAGCCCTTACCTGTATTTCGACACTCAGAACCCCGCCATCGGCAACCGCTTCTACCGGGCGGTCAGAGTGTCTGTCACCACCAACATGATCTACATTCCGCCGGGCAGTTTCACCATGGGCAGCCCGACGAGCGAGGTTGACCGCTGGCCTGAGGAAACACAGCACACAGTGGTGCTGACCCGAGGCTTCTACATGGGCAAATACCCGGTCCGCCAGTCAGAGTACCTGGCGGTCATGGGCGTGAATCCAAGCCGTTTCCCCCCAACCAACGGCTATCCCAACAACCTGAACTGCCCGGTGGAACAGGTGAGTTGGAGCGATGCAACAAATTACTGCGCTAAGTTCACGCAACAGGAGGCTGCGGCCGGACGATTGGCGCCAGGGTGGCACTATCGCCTGCCTACCGAGGCGGAGTGGGAATATGTCTGCCGCGCCGGAACTACCACCCGCTTCAGCTATGGAGATGATCCAGGCTATGTCAACCTGACTGCTTACGCGTGGTACTGGAATAACGGCATGGTCACGACACACCCCGTGGGACAGAAGATGCCCAATCCGTGGGGTTTCTCCGATGTGCACGGCAATGTGCTCGAGTGGTGTCTGGACTGGTATGGAACCTATCCATCCGGGACCGTCACCGATCCGCAGGGGCCAAGTTCAGGCCAGGACCGCGTCTGCCGTGGCGGCCACTACTTCCATTCCGCGGGCAACTGTCGGTCGGCTCAACGCGATCACAAGACCCCAACTATGGTCAGCGACAAGATTGGATTCCGCCTCGTCCTGGCTCCACTGTGACCCTGACGAAGTGGGACCCGCCGAAGCTCGGCCTCGCGTCGTCGCCGCAATCTGCTTTGGCTAATCTCCTTTGCAGGACCGTTAGCAGGCGCCCTCGGATTCTGCCAAGTTCCGGCTGCAGGCCACGACTCCACTGGATACTCACAACCCGCTTCGCGGGTCCTTCATACGCGATTGGAAATTTGAGCAGTTCGTGATCCCTCAGTCTGGTAGGGTGCTTACGCCGAGAGCGCCACCGTTTGGCCGCCTCGGCGAGGCGGCCCCACCCAAGACTGAGGCCTTACGGCAGTTCTGGCTAGGGCTCTGAAATCAAAAGGCCGACTTTCCAGCCGGCCCTTCGATTGAATTGTGAAATTGCCTTATGCGCCTATTGCCTCCTGCGCAACAGCAGAAATGCCCCGACGGCGAACAGTGAGATCATCCCAGGTTCCGGCACAGGTATGTATTCGTAAACTACTTGCACGCTCGCGCTAGCGTAGGTATTGAGCACTGCAGAGATGTTTCCGCCGCCTCCCGCGATCGTCTGCAAAGTTAAGGTGTAGCCTGGCAGAGTAACCGTCCCGGTTCCAGTGAACAATGCCATGTCCACAGGGGCGGTGTAAGTATAATTGACAGTCTGAGAGGCATTAATGGGCCCGTAGGGAGCCCCGGTCATGCTGGGCAGATTCACATACGGAATAAAGGCTGCCAGCGGGGAAGGCTGCAGGAACCCCAGCACGCCCGGCAGGGTCACGGTGAGCATAGAACCGGCCTGGAAATTAAATGTCTGCGGGCCAGTGGAGCCGTTGTAGACTGTCCCGTTCATGTCCACGGTTTCAGTCGCAGCGATATATACCGACTGCAAGCTGCCCAGCGCCGGGTCAAACTGCGTGAGAACAAAATTATCGGTCCACTCCGTTAAGGAGGAGGGATGAGTGGCGGTATAGGTAAGAGTGTCCGCCTTCACTGTGCTCACCATTAAGAACAAGCCCGCTATCGCCAAGCTGAAAATGCAATTCTTGATAAGACTCTTCATATGACACTCGCAATTTTCTTAGGTTGTGACATCTATCGCTGCTAACACTCTCTCACCAACGCATAAAGAGAACCAAGAAAAGGCATTCTCGTCAACAACTTTCTTCAACTTTTCCCGCTTTTTCTTGAACGTGGATTATAGTCCTTTTCCAGGGGGCCCCTTGTCGTTCCCAATACCCGGTCCAAGGTGATCCCACCCAGCCAATGTTACTGATTTATCAGCACTTACACCGCAGGGACCGAAAAGGCCTTCCAGAGTGGGCACGGATCGCAGCCCAAGGCCGCCGCCGCCGCTTCTTAATATGGGCGTAGCACTCGGACCCATGGTTAGTGGTTTCCCGCTGCCGCGGATGCATTCGTGCGCCGCTTGCACCTGGTAAATGACGCCGCTCTTCCTCCAGTTCCAAATCCAGCGAGTCTCCCTTAAACGACTTGGAGTAACCGGTCGCGACGCCCGGCGAACCAGCCGGCGAGGACGCCTGCCCTACCCTTCGTCACTCGTCCTGCGCTGGCACAAGGAATCCGGGGTTTTGTCCTTGCGTGACGAGGGCGGGCGCGGAAAGTTGGAGGTGATGAACTCCTTGCCCATTCGCCTGCTCTGGATGGTGGCGGCTGGCTGGCTGGCCGGCACGCTGTTTGCCGCGGACGAACCGTCCTGGAAGGCCGGCACCGCGCGAGCCAATATCACTCCCGCTCAACCGCAGTGGATGGCTGGTTACGGGTCGCGCACCAAACCGGCGGAAGGCAAGGTGATGGACCTTTGGATCAAGGTGCTGG
This region of Candidatus Paceibacterota bacterium genomic DNA includes:
- a CDS encoding formylglycine-generating enzyme family protein → MYLVKSLNAVAPVSRKQRPSLMHARRVFQRLLLISTLTLFAAFNSASADVPCGVTSVQLYAGITITGAVDRVHAIQTTTTPAQPNSWVDVAILTLPSSPYLYFDTQNPAIGNRFYRAVRVSVTTNMIYIPPGSFTMGSPTSEVDRWPEETQHTVVLTRGFYMGKYPVRQSEYLAVMGVNPSRFPPTNGYPNNLNCPVEQVSWSDATNYCAKFTQQEAAAGRLAPGWHYRLPTEAEWEYVCRAGTTTRFSYGDDPGYVNLTAYAWYWNNGMVTTHPVGQKMPNPWGFSDVHGNVLEWCLDWYGTYPSGTVTDPQGPSSGQDRVCRGGHYFHSAGNCRSAQRDHKTPTMVSDKIGFRLVLAPL
- a CDS encoding choice-of-anchor E domain-containing protein translates to MKSLIKNCIFSLAIAGLFLMVSTVKADTLTYTATHPSSLTEWTDNFVLTQFDPALGSLQSVYIAATETVDMNGTVYNGSTGPQTFNFQAGSMLTVTLPGVLGFLQPSPLAAFIPYVNLPSMTGAPYGPINASQTVNYTYTAPVDMALFTGTGTVTLPGYTLTLQTIAGGGGNISAVLNTYASASVQVVYEYIPVPEPGMISLFAVGAFLLLRRRQ